The Rhododendron vialii isolate Sample 1 chromosome 5a, ASM3025357v1 genome contains a region encoding:
- the LOC131325776 gene encoding putative receptor-like protein kinase At5g39000 has protein sequence MEKNPFVQAGALSTDLGEIPHASPFPTPFDQAGAIDGGVDQLKDSCRFIPLCQILKATNDFDDALVIGTGGFGKVYEANIDDGATTTVVAIKRLSAVSNQGAEEFWTELKLLSKFRHANLVSLIGYCNENQEMIIVYEYMTGGTLANHLYKTSTREESGGSRSHLTWEQRLNICLHAALGLDYLHNGTLHGIIHRDVKSTNILLDEYLVAKVSDFGLSKSTTHTATHVSTMVKGTMGYLDPEYLLTCRLTKKSDVFSFGVVLLEVLCGRRTIDVRLEEEQMSLVRWAQMNIKEGTLDRIIDPSLNGDTTPDSLEYFAELANECLHIQPKERPTMTEVVKSLQIALVLHERQGRSQGAIAKAGMLGGLLSRHRNPLLVPPNEIQKS, from the coding sequence ATGGAGAAGAATCCCTTTGTTCAAGCGGGAGCCTTGTCCACTGACTTGGGTGAGATTCCGCATGCCTCTCCGTTTCCTACTCCCTTTGATCAAGCTGGAGCAATTGATGGTGGCGTGGATCAATTGAAGGATTCTTGTCGTTTTATTCCGCTATGTCAAATATTAAAAGCGACTAATGACTTTGACGATGCATTAGTTATTGGAACTGGGGGATTTGGTAAGGTATACGAAGCAAACATTGACGACGGTGCTACAACCACCGTTGTTGCCATAAAGCGGTTGAGTGCCGTGTCCAATCAAGGCGCTGAAGAATTTTGGACAGAGTTAAAGTTGCTTTCAAAGTTCCGGCATGCTAATCTCGTTTCGCTCATCGGTTATTGCAACGAGAATCAGGAGATGATTATTGTTTACGAATATATGACTGGGGGGACTCTCGCCAATCATCTTTACAAAACAAGTACTAGAGAAGAAAGTGGTGGAAGTAGATCTCACCTAACATGGGAGCAAAGGCTCAACATTTGCCTTCATGCTGCACTTGGACTCGACTACCTTCATAATGGTACCTTACACGGTATCATACACCGAGACGTCAAGAGCACAAACATTTTGTTGGACGAGTATTTGGTAGCAAAGGTTTCCGATTTTGGGTTATCTAAAAGCACTACCCATACAGCAACCCACGTTAGCACAATGGTCAAAGGAACTATGGGATATTTGGATCCAGAATACCTCCTCACTTGTCGACTGACCAAGAAATCTGATGTTTTTTCCTTCGGCGTGGTGTTGTTGGAAGTCTTGTGTGGTCGGCGAACGATTGATGTAAGATTAGAGGAGGAGCAAATGAGTCTAGTTCGTTGGGCACAAATGAACATCAAAGAGGGAACGCTTGACAGAATCATCGATCCCTCTCTGAATGGAGACACAACACCAGATAGTCTTGAGTACTTTGCCGAACTTGCCAACGAGTGTTTACATATTCAACCAAAGGAAAGGCCTACAATGACTGAAGTAGTGAAGAGCCTTCAGATTGCATTGGTGTTGCATGAGCGTCAGGGAAGATCGCAGGGAGCTATTGCAAAGGCGGGGATGTTAGGAGGCCTTCTCTCGCGACACAGAAACCCCTTGCTCGTTCCACCGAATGAGATTCAGAAGAGCTAG
- the LOC131325774 gene encoding protein NLP6-like gives MEGEPVGQNKEANVFRRDFTEGPTALNTENGLIIGSSSEWTSQVKDQSTLSTPYPNHDALVLPQLHITSMLSENRGGSIDWRNSLASQAEPFSDRHISGSSNLTFPTCYVWRPPDLLEGQTTQFSAPPNPNALVFPPFQIASTQVLSENDDRRNSLASQVEAFLMGHVSDSSNLAFPAYSDAAAPSQPVATILQTMPMTTHMIPQMGGFSGIFQLEGQLTQSTSHPNPNVVPREPQIASTQMLSENMGSFENWEEFLSLEEETSMGGHVSGSVNLTGTTCCDPSPSQQPVLTNRDMMPTTHVMSHLVAREDMRSVTVKVSYGDRTIKFLVPLSSRIIEVKEEVKKRLKLEPSNFDFEYKDEDDGDRIFLGCDEDLTNHLQLFSNRVIRLLVVDSDASTKNICESCGSLKRRRQ, from the exons ATGGAGGGTGAACCGGTTGGTCAAAATAAGGAGGCAAATGTATTTCGACGAGATTTTACGGAAGGCCCAACTGCTTTGAATACAGAAAATGGTTTAATAATAG GGAGTTCCTCTGAATGGACAAGTCAAGTGAAAGATCAATCAACTTTGTCCACTCCTTATCCAAATCACGATGCTCTTGTATTACCACAGCTTCATATAACATCGATGCTAAGTGAGAACAGGGGGGGTTCAATAGATTGGAGGAATTCTTTAGCTTCACAAGCAGAGCCCTTTTCAGACAGACATATCTCTGGATCTAGTAATTTGACATTTCCTACATGTTATG TCTGGAGACCCCCTGATCTACTGGAAGGTCAAACAACGCAGTTCAGTGCCCCTCCAAATCCAAATGCTCTTGTGTTTCCACCGTTTCAGATTGCATCGACCCAGGTGCTAAGTGAGAACGATGATAGGAGAAATTCGTTAGCTTCACAAGTAGAGGCCTTTTTGATGGGACATGTCTCTGATTCTAGTAATTTGGCGTTTCCTGCATATTCTGATGCAGCAGCTCCTAGCCAACCTGTGGCTACTATTCTCCAGACAATGCCTATGACTACCCACATGATACCTCAAATGGGGGGTTTCTCTGGAATTTTTCAACTGGAAGGTCAATTAACGCAGTCTACTTCTCATCCAAATCCCAATGTTGTGCCTCGAGAGCCTCAGATAGCATCAACACAGATGCTAAGTGAGAACATGGGGAGTTTCGAAAACTGGGAAGAGTTTTTAAGTTTAGAGGAAGAGACTTCTATGGGGGGACATGTCTCTGGATCTGTTAACTTGACAGGGACTACATGTTGTGATCCAAGTCCGAGCCAACAACCTGTGCTGACAAATCGTGACATGATGCCTACTACTCACGTGATGTCTCATCTCGTAGCAAGGGAAGATATGAGGTCTGTTACAGTAAAGGTAAGTTACGGGGATAGAACAATAAAATTTCTGGTCCCTCTCTCGTCTAGAATAATTGAAGTGAAGGAAGAAGTGAAAAAGAGACTGAAGTTAGAGCCTAGTAATTTCGACTTCGAGTACAAAGATGAGGACGACGGTGACCGGATTTTCTTAGGCTGCGATGAGGACTTGACGAACCATCTGCAACTATTCAGCAATCGAGTAATCAGGCTATTGGTTGTTGATAGTGATGCCAGTACCAAGAATATATGTGAAAGTTGTGGATCATTGAAGCGGAGAAGACAATAG